The Macellibacteroides fermentans genome includes the window AGCCAGATGAAAAAGCGGGTAAGGGCAACACCATCTCTTACCATTGCATTGTTAAATCCTTCAATCTCTTTTTCATTTTTGATGCTTTTTAGCAATGCTACCGGCGACGGACCTTCTATAACATCGCAAGAGAATGGCAGAGCGTTATATAGTGCAAAATTTGTTTTTTTAGGATCCAGATATAAGCGCGTATTCTCTTTTAATTTTGCCAGGTAAGAGGTGATTTTGGTGTAATCGGCCAGAATAACTCCTTCTGCTTGTAGCTTTTTAGCCATGTCGGAAGTTAGCTTTCCCGGAAGTACAAAAAGAACTGTCTCTTCTTCCGAAATAAAGGCGTAACTTACAACTACAGGATTATATTCCACGTCGTTTCCCCGGATATTGAAGGTCCAGGCAATTTCATCCAGGGCAGAAAGTACAATGCCATCGGCTCCGGCTTCGTGTAATTTCGTATTTATATCGTCCAATTTATCTCGTGTCGATTTCCCGCTATACTCTATAGGTAATTCAAATAGCATACCTCCGGGTAAAGCCGGCCTGTCTTTCCAAATGGCGTGGATTAAATCTCTTGAAACATCCAGCGAGATTTTCTTTTTCTTCAATACCGAATTTAACTCTACAGCATCAGCCACACTGTAAGTCTGCCCATCCAATCCTACAGTCTCATTTTCATTCAGATTTCGTAATAGAAAAGCTGCAATCCCCGGAGTTTCAGGTAGACCTGCTTTATACAACTCTATACCCGATCCTTCCAGTTCTTTGGATGCTTGAAGAAAATACCTTGAATCTGTCCACAATCCGGCTTTGTCGGCCGTAACGACAACAGTTCCCGCCGAACCAGTGAAACCAGATATCCATTGCCGTGATTTCCAGCAGTCCGCCGGATATTCACTGAGGTGAGGATCCGAACTGGGAATTATATAGGCTCCCAAGCCAAAATGCTTCATAGACTCTCTAAGAGCACTGATGCGTTGCTGAATGATTGTTTTCATCGTATTTTTTATTTAGAGATTCATACTAACTAATGCAAAAATAGGGAATATATTTATATACTACACGAGGTCGTTAACAAAATAAGAAACCTTGCTGCAGAAGAGACATTTCTCTGCGATGTTGTTTTATTAGATTATCCATATATATAACAAAAGTGCATACGTATTCTGTTTTCAATATTTATAATCCGATTTAAATTAACATAGAGTTAAGCAAAAATTTGCAGGTACATTTTCTTCAGAAAGTATATACTTTTTGGAGAAAATGTTATGACTTTTAAAATGAAAAGTACCTGGGATTTTTGATCATTGCTATTAGATTGTTTTTTCATTGTTTATTGAGGGTTTTAAAAGATCTGGTAACCTTGTTTCAAAGTTAAATATATCGATTTCCAAAATATTGAAATTTAGTTCAATGATAGACTAAGTATTTTTTCAAAGGATACGGACAAATTAGTGTTATGATATGAAAATATTACTATTTCGTTTGGGGATTTAAATAAGTTTGGTAGAGGTGTAGGGATGTTCTTTTATGCTGTTTTAGGATTTATTTTTTCAGAGAAGAGATTTTTTCGTAACGTCAACGATGTTATCTTCACTTTTTTTGAGCACTAATTGACAAGAGAGCCGTATTTTCTCCTGTTATATGCTGAAACGTTCCTTATTCACGCTGTATTGCACTTTCTCTTAATATATATAATGTACGCGAGGGGAAATGGGTTCGAAACGGGATGTAGGGGGATTGAAAAAAAGTTTTGTGCGTAACGTTCTGGTATTCAGAGGTTAAGGTGAAATGTGTTAAAATCCTTGTAAAAATAGTTTGCAAAAGGTTTGGAGTGTATGTTGTAAAGCACTACTTTTGCACCCGCATTCAAGAGAGAACGGCACAGCAAACATGATGAGGGAATTTAAATGGATAGCATAAGGTGAGGTTAGCGAGGCTAAGCAAAAATCCTGCAGCGACATTGGAATGGCCCGAAACTTTTTTAAAAAAACTTCCGAAAACATTTGGTAGTTTAAAATAAAAAGTCTTATCTTTGCACCCGCTTTCACGCCGGATCAAAACGGTTGAAAATGCAACAAACAAGAGTTCTTTGAAAGATTTACATATCAACAAAAAGTAGTACAAGAATGAGAAGATCAGTGATGATTTTCTTGGACGTAAAGAATCAAAATTAATACCGTCAATTGTAAACTAATAAAGAAAGAGGGAATTCTGAGCAAGAGATATTAAGACAAACAAATTATACAACGAAGAGTTTGATCCTGGCTCAGGATGAACGCTAGCGACAGGCTTAACACATGCAAGTCGAGGGGCAGCATAGAAGTAGCAATACTTTGGTGGCGACCGGCGCACGGGTGAGTAACGCGTATGCAACCTACCTATCAGAGGGGAATAACCCGGCGAAAGTCGGACTAATACCGCATAAAACAGGGGCACCGCATGGTGATATTTGTTAAAGAAATTCGCTGATAGATGGGCATGCGTTCCATTAGGTAGTTGGTGAGGTAACGGCTCACCAAGCCGACGATGGATAGGGGAACTGAGAGGTTGGTCCCCCACACTGGTACTGAGACACGGACCAGACTCCTACGGGAGGCAGCAGTGAGGAATATTGGTCAATGGGCGGGAGCCTGAACCAGCCAAGTCGCGTGAAGGAAGAAGGATCTATGGTTCGTAAACTTCTTTTGCAGGGGAATAAAGTGCAGGACGTGTCCTGTTTTGTATGTACCCTGAGAATAAGGATCGGCTAACTCCGTGCCAGCAGCCGCGGTAATACGGAGGATCCGAGCGTTATCCGGATTTATTGGGTTTAAAGGGTGCGTAGGTGGTTTGATAAGTCAGCGGTGAAAGTTTGCAGCTTAACTGTAAAAATGCCGTTGAAACTGTCGGACTTGAGTGTAAATGAGGTAGGCGGAATGCGTGGTGTAGCGGTGAAATGCATAGATATCACGCAGAACTCCGATTGCGAAGGCAGCTTACTAAGCTACAACTGACACTGAAGCACGAAAGCGTGGGGATCAAACAGGATTAGATACCCTGGTAGTCCACGCAGTAAACGATGATTACTAGCTGTTTGCGATACACAGTAAGCGGCACAGCGAAAGCGTTAAGTAATCCACCTGGGGAGTACGCCGGCAACGGTGAAACTCAAAGGAATTGACGGGGGCCCGCACAAGCGGAGGAACATGTGGTTTAATTCGATGATACGCGAGGAACCTTACCCGGGTTTGAACGTAGGGAGACAGGGGTGGAAACATCCTTTTCAGCAATGACTGCCTACGAGGTGCTGCATGGTTGTCGTCAGCTCGTGCCGTGAGGTGTCGGCTTAAGTGCCATAACGAGCGCAACCCTTATTTCCAGTTACTAACAGGTCAAGCTGAGGACTCTGGAGAGACTGCCAGCGTAAGCTGTGAGGAAGGTGGGGATGACGTCAAATCAGCACGGCCCTTACATCCGGGGCGACACACGTGTTACAATGGTAAGGACAAAGGGCAGCTACCGGGCGACCGGATGCGAATCTCTAAACCTTATCTCAGTTCGGATCGGAGTCTGCAACTCGACTCCGTGAAGCTGGATTCGCTAGTAATCGCGCATCAGCCATGGCGCGGTGAATACGTTCCCGGGCCTTGTACACACCGCCCGTCAAGCCATGGGAGCCGGGGGTACCTGAAGTTCGTAACCGCAAGGATCGACCTAGGGTAAAACTGGTGACTGGGGCTAAGTCGTAACAAGGTAGCCGTACCGGAAGGTGCGGCTGGAACACCTCCTTTCTGGAGCCTGAGTTCCCTTTTACGGTTTGCAAGGTATTAAGGAAGGAACAAAACTTTATGTTCCTTGTACTACTGCTGTTTGATATGATAAACAATATATGATCTTACAAAACTGGGAAACCAGAAGAGAAACAAGAGGCTGAAGCGCCGCCCGGATATCTGCCCATAAAGGAAGATAAAGAAAAGGAAAGAGCTTCAGGCAAAGGTAAGAAAGCCAGTCCTATAGCTCAGTTGGTTAGAGCGCTACACTGATAATGTAGAGGTCGGCAGTTCAACTCTGCCTGGGACTACGAACGAAAAAAGACGGGGGATTAGCTCAGCTGGCTAGAGCATCTGCCTTGCACGCAGAGGGTCAACGGTTCGAATCCGTTATTCTCCACAACAACCGGAGCCGCAAGGCAAAGGTAAGAAGATCTTTGACATGATGGACAACAAAGCAATAAAGTAACAAAAAAAGAGCAAGCTTTAAAGATATATCAATCCGACACATGCCTGAGGGCGTTATATGTGCACGGAAAGAGAAAGTAAGCAAGGGCAGACGGTGGATGCCTTGGCTCTCGGAGGCGAAGAAGGACGTGATAAGCTGCGATAAGCGCGGGGGATGTGCAAATAACAATTGATCCCGTGATTTCCGAATGGGGCAACCCGGCAGGTTGAAGGCCTGTCATTCCGTAAGGAAGGCAAACGTGGGGAACTGAAACATCTAAGTACCCATAGGAGAAGAAAACAAAAGTGATTCCCCAAGTAGTGGCGAGCGAACGGGGAACAGCCCAAACCTATGCTGTTGAGGCAGTATAGGGGTTGTAGGACTACGATGTGGCAAGAAATTAGTAAAGTGGAACGTTTTGGAAAGAACGGCTATATAGGGTGACAGCCCCGTACACGACTTACTGACGAAGCCTAGTAGTATCCTGAGTAGCGCGGGACACGAGAAATCCTGTGTGAAACTGCGGGGCCCATCCCGTAAGGCTAAATACTCCCGAGAGACCGATAGCGAACCAGTACTGTGAAGGAAAGGTGAAAAGAACCTCGAACAGAGGAGTGAAATAGACCCTGAAACCGTCTGCCTACAAGCGGTCGGAGCATCTATAGGATGTGACGGCGTGCCTTTTGCATAATGAACCTACGAGTTACTGTCATTGGCAAGGTTAAGGACTTCAGGTCCGGAGCCGAAGCGAAAGCGAGTCTTAATAGGGCGCTTAGTCAGTGGTAGTAGACGCGAAACCAAGTGATCTACCCTTGGTCAGGTTGAAGGTTAGGTAACACTAACTGGAGGACCGAATCGGTAAGCGTTGAAAAGCTTTCGAATGAACTGAGGGTAGGGGTGAAAGGCTAATCAAACTTGGAGATAGCTCGTACTCCCCGAAATGCATTTAGGTGCAGCCTTTGTTATTACTAGTATGAGGTAGAGCGACTGATTGGATGCGAGGGCTTCACCGCCTATCAAGTCCAGATAAACTCCGAATGCGTATTAGTTTAGACAAGGAGTGAGGGCATGGGTGCTAAGGTCCATGTCCGAGAGGAGAAGAATCCAGACCATCAGCTAAGGTCCCCAAATAACAGCTAAGTTGAATTAACGAAGTCAGATTGCAAAGACAGCTAGGATGTTGGCTTGGAAGCAGCCATTCATTTAAAGAGTGCGTAACAGCTCACTAGTCGAGGAATTTGGCGTGGATAATAATCGGGCATAAGCTGTTTACCGAAGCTATGGAATCATTTAATTATGATTGGTAGGGGAGCATTCTGCTCGGCTTAGAAGGTAAGGGGTAACTCTTGCTGGAGCGTGCAGAAAAGCAAATGTAGGTATAAGTAACGATAAAGGAGGTGAGAAACCTCCTCGCCGAAAGACTAAGGATTCCTGATCAACGTTAATCGGATCAGGGTAAGTCGGGACCTAAGGATAAGCCGAACGGCGATTCCGATGGAAGAATGGGTTAATATTCCCATACTACTTTATAGAGCGATGTGGAGACGGAGAAGTGACAGTCCTGCTGCCTGACGGAATAGGTAGTTGAAGGGTGTAGACGTTGATTGGGGTAGGCAAATCCGCCCTGAGAGTCGAACCTGATAGTATGCGGAGTGCTTGCACGAAGCAATATGGATGTAAACAGGCTCCCAAGAAAATCTGCTAAGCATAATTTATAGAGTACCCGTACCGTAAACGGACACACGTAGTTGGGTTGAGTATACTAAGGCGCTCGAGTGATTCACGGTTAAGGAACTAGGCAAAATAGTCCTGTAACTTCGGGAAAAAGGACGCCATCAGCAATGGTGGCCGCAGAGAATAGGCCCAGGCGACTGTTTAACAAAAACACATGGCTATGCAAAATAGAAATATGAAGTATATGGCCTGACACCTGCCCGGTGCTGGAAGGTTAAGAGGAGATGTCATCGCAAGAGAAGCATTGAATTGAAGCCCCAGTAAACGGCGGCCGTAACTATAACGGTCCTAAGGTAGCGAAATTCCTTGTCGGGTAAGTTCCGACCTGCACGAATGGTGTAACGATCTGGGCACTGTCTCAACCGTGAGCTCGGTGAAATTGTAGTATCGGTGAAGATGCCGATTACCCGCGATGGGACGAAAAGACCCCGTGAACCTTTACTATAGCTTTACATTGCATTTGGGTAATTAATGTGTAGGATAGGCCGGAGGCTACGAAGCGGGCACGCCAGTGTTTGTGGAGCCGACGTTGAAATACGGCCCTTTGATTATTTGAATTCTAACTCCCGGTATGGGAGGACACTGTATGGTGGGTAGTTTGACTGGGGTGGTCGCCTCCAAAAGTGTAACGGAGGCTTCTAAAGGTACCCTCAGGCCGATTGGTAACCGGTCGTAGAGTGTAATGGCATAAGGGTGCTTGACTGGGAGACAAACAAGTCGATCAGGTAGGAAACTAGAGCATAGTGATCCGGTGGTTCCGCATGGAAGGGCCATCGCTCAAAGGATAAAAGGTACTCCGGGGATAACAGGCTGATCGCTCCCAAGAGCTCATATCGACGGAGCGGTTTGGCACCTCGATGTCGGCTCGTCACATCCTGGGGCTGGAGAAGGTCCCAAGGGTTGGGCTGTTCGCCCATTAAAGTGGCACGCGAGCTGGGTTCAGAACGTCGTGAGACAGTTCGGTCTCTATCTATCGTGGGCGTAGGAAATTTGCGAGGCTCTGACACTAGTACGAGAGGACCGTGTTGGACTGACCACTGGTTTACCGGTTGTTCCGCCAGGAGCACTGCCGGGTAGCTAAGTCGGGATTGGATAAGTGCTGAAAGCATCTAAGTACGAAGCCAGCCTCAAGATTAGATTTCCTTATAAGGGTGGTTGTAGACTACGACCTTGATAGGCTACAGGTGTAAGGGCAGTAATGTCGAAGCCGAGTAGTACTAATAGCCCGAAACTTTCATTTCCGTGTGAGCGGGTTGATATATTGAAAGAGTAAGCTCAGAAGAGTGTTACTGAATTGCTTTGTCCAGCATGCAAACATCTTAAAGATATTAAGGTGGTTATAGCGTTGGGGTTCCACCTCTTCCCATTCCGAACAGAGAAGTTAAGCCCACCCACGCCGATGGTACTGCGTAACAGTGGGAGAGTAGGTAGCCGCCGTTTTTAGAGAAGGAGTTAGTTCAATTGAACTGACTCCTTTTTTTGTTTTATACCCTGTCGGATGGCCATTGCGTATCATATTATAATATTCAATTTTATTGTGTAACTTTGCCAGCTAAATATTGATAGAATTATGCCATTAAATTTACAGAAGAATCTGCCGGCCATTGAGTTGCTCAAGAAGGAAAATATATTTGTAATGGACTCGCTACGCGCATCCGAACAAGATATTCGCCCGCTTCGCATGGTTGTGCTTAACTTAATGCCGCTAAAAATAACGACTGAGACTGATTTTATCCGTTTACTATCCAACAGTCCGTTGCAGATAGAATTGGATTTTCTCAAAATATCGTGTCATACGCCTAAGAATACGCCAATCGAGCATATGGAAGAATTCTATAAAGATTTCGAATCAATAGCAAACGATTATTACGATGGAATGATCATTACCGGAGCCCCTGTCGAATTGATGGAGTATGAAGATGTTAATTATTGGAATGAGGTAACCCAGATTTTTAACTGGGCACATACACATGTAACATCTACACTTTATATCTGTTGGGCTGCTCAGGCAGGTTTGTATCATTTCCATGGCGTTCCCAAATACGAATTACCTGCAAAGATGTTTGGTGTATTTAAACATACACTAAACGACGCATCGAATCCAATCTTCAGAGGTTTCGACGATGAATTTTTTGTTCCGCATAGCAGACATACTGAAATCAGAAAAGAAGATATCTTGAATGTTCCGGAGCTTACGTTATTGTCGGAGAGTAGTGAGTCTGGAGTTTACATGGTTATGGCACGTGGTGGCCGCGAGTTTTTTATCACAGGACACTCTGAATATTCTCCCAACACGTTGAACGAAGAGTATCTTCGCGATGTTGCGAAAGGTATGGATATTGAAGTTCCACGTAATTATTACAGAAACGACGATCCTGCTCAAGGGCCCTTGGTACGCTGGCGTGGTCATGCCAATTTGTTATTTACAAACTGGCTCAATTATTTCGTCTATCAGGAGACACCGTACAATATAGAAGATATCAAAAATCTGGGAAATTTATAACATGCCTAAAGTCCGTTCAATTGAACTCCTGGCTCCTGCCAAAGATTTACAATGTGGTATTGAAGCCATTAATCATGGAGCCGATGCCGTATATATAGGTTCTCCAAAATTCAGTGCCCGTGCAGCAGCAGGTAATACGTTGGAAGATATCCGGACTCTATGCTCGTATGCGCATCAGTTTGGAGCCAGAATATATGTTGCTTTTAATACAATTCTGACAGATGAAGAGCTTTCTGATGCCGAAACAATTATCTGGGAACTATATCGTGCAGGTGCAGATGCCCTGATTGTTCAGGATATGGGAATACTATCGCTTAATTTACCTCCAATCCCTTTACATGCAAGTACGCAGACCGACAACCGTACGCCAGCCAAAGTGAAATTTCTGCAAGATGCAGGTTTTACACAGGTGGTACTTGCCCGTGAATTATCATTAAATGAAATACATGCCATCGCATCTGAAACAACAGTTCCCCTTGAAGTATTTGTTCATGGGGCGTTGTGTGTAAGTTACAGTGGGCAGTGTTACATCAGTTCTGCTTTAAGCGGACGTAGCGCCAACAGAGGTGAATGTGCTCAATATTGTCGGTTACCCTACACTCTGTTGGATGCCGAAGGAAACGAAATATTGAAAGATAAACACTTGTTGTCCCTGAAGGATCTGAATCAGTCGCAACATCTGGAAGCTTTGTTAGATGCAGGTGTAACCTCATTGAAAATAGAAGGACGGCTTAAAGACGTTTCCTACGTTAAAAATATTACAGCCTATTACCGTAAGAAATTAGATGCCCTGTTTGCAAAGCGTCCTGAATACAAAAGAGCATCGGCAGGTCACGAAACCTATACCTTTGAACCGATAGCCGAAAAAAGTTTCAACAGAGGTTTTACCTCCTTTTTTCTTCAGCAACGGCAAAAAGATATTACCTCATTCGATACCCCCAAGTCGGTGGGTGAAAGGGTAGGAACCGTAAAAGAGTTAAAAGGGAATTCCTTCACCATAGCCGGAACAAAACAATTATCCAATGGCGACGGACTTATATTTTTTAATTCTGAAGGCAACCTGGAAGGATTTCGTGTAAACAGGGTAGAAGAAAACCGGGTATTCCCACTAGAGATGCCTCGGATATCTCCAAAAACTATCTTATACCGTAATTACGATCATGCTTTTGAAAAGCTTCTTGAAAAGCCTTCGTCAGAAAGAAAAATAGATGTCTCGATCGAATTTTCTGATAATGCTTTTGGTTTTACATTGTCGGCTACCGACGAAACCGGTTGTCGGGCCATGGTTACTTATGCATTTGATAAGGAGCTTGCCCGTAAACCTCAGGAGGATAATATCCGCACGCAACTTCAAAAACTGGGAGGAACAATCTTCAAGGCAGCAGATATAAAGGTCAACACCACAGGTAATTGGTTTGTTCCATCTTCTATAATCGCCGAAATGCGGAGGGAAGTAATTGAAAAGCTTCTTCAGGTTCGAATCATTTCCTCTAAGCGTGAGCTTGTAAAGCATTCCAACAATCAAATAAATTTTTCGTACCCGGTCAAAGAGCTCACTTATTTGGGAAATGTGTATAACAGTAAAGCGCAGACATTCTACGAAACTCACGGAGTAGAGAGAATTGCGCCGGCATTCGAGGCGAAACCGTTGAAAGAGGTACCCTTGATGTTTACAAAGCATTGCATCCGTTACAGTATGGGGTGGTGCCCGGTACATCAAAAACAAAAGAGCCCTTGGAAAGAGCCCTTTTATTTAGTCTATAAAGATACACGTCTGAAACTGGAGTTTGATTGCAAACATTGTCAGATGCTTGTTTTTCACGATAACAAATGATAAACGGAGACTGGGATTACTTTATAAAAGTGATTCCAGTTTCTTTATATATGCATCGGCTGCATCTTTGTCTTCCGCAGCAGGACTCCAGGGAGCCAGATTGTCTGCAGATAACGGGGCGAATGGTCCTTGTTTCACCTCATAAATTACTGAACCGGATTCAAGAACCACCATTCCATGCCATACTCCTGCTTTTATCTCAGCGCCATACATACCTTCAGCAGGCGAAAGAATGATTGATTCAGTTACATTTCCAACCTCATCAAAAATAAATACCGCAGCCTTACCTCTAAGGAGAATAAATACTTCGTCTTTATCCGGATTGAGATGCCTGTGGGGGCGCAAGTAGGTACCTGGCTCCATGGCATTTAGTAACCTGTTTACGGGATCGTCCAACTCTTCGTGGAAATTATAATTCATTCGCAAGCGAGGATTCGCTTTTGCCTTAGCTGTTGTCTCATCGAGTAAATGCTCTGTAATAAGTTTCATCATCAATACGATTTATGTAATATTTTCCAGTTATACTATAGGTGAAAGAAATAAATATATCTCTTTATTTGGAAAAAAAGTAAATAAGAGATAAAATATATAAGTGTTTGAACTTTTTTAATACGATACTGTTTTAAGGATATAGTGTTTTTTCATGGTATTAGAATTAAGTTAGATTAGGTTATCCGTCTTGTTCGTGAGAATAGGACGGTTTTTTTATGTTTGAGCGGTAGGCGGGGGTCGAACCCGTGACCTTCGGCTTGGGAAGCCGACGCTCTGCCAACTGAGCTACTACCGCATTCATGGCTGCAAATGTATGTAAATCTTTCGAAATATCTTAACTTTGCATCAAAATTATATTAATTCACACATTAATGGACAAGCTTACAATTATAAAGGTAGGTGGGAAAATCGTCGAAGAAGAAGCTACACTGCGTAAGCTTTTACAAGATTTCTCCGCTTTGGAGGGTTACAAGATATTAGTACACGGAGGTGGCCGATCGGCAACTAAAATTGCTTCGCAGTTGGGTATTGAAAGCCAAATGGTAGAAGGCAGGCGAATTACCGATGCAGAAACACTTAAAGTGGTTACCATGGTTTATGGCGGACTTGTAAATAAAAATATTGTTGCCGGCTTACAATCATTAAACGTAAACGCATTAGGTTTGACCGGTGCAGATATGAATCTGATTCGTTCGGAGAAGCGCCCTGTAACAACGGTCGATTATGGATATGTGGGCGATGTGAAAGAGGTTAATTCAACTTTGCTCGTATCGTTGATTAAACAGGGTATTGTTCCTGTATTGGCTCCTTTAACACACGATAAAGAGGGAAATATGCTCAATACAAATGCAGATACCATTGCTGGAGAGACTGCCAAAGCTCTTGCTACTTCATTCGATGTTACCTTAGTTTATTGTTTTGAGAAGAAAGGGGTCTTGAGGGATGAAAACGATGACAATACGCTGATCCCTCTTATAAATCGAAACACCTTCGCACAATTGGTGACCGAAGGTGTTATTCAGGGAGGAATGATTCCGAAACTTGAAAACTCTTTTCAGGCAATTGAAGCTGGTGTAAAAGAGGTTATAATAACTAAAGCAGACGCAATTGCGCCGGGACAAGGGACCTGTGTGAAGTAAAAAGAATATAAATCGTATTAATTCGTATAGGGGGTGTTACAAATTATTTTGTAACACCCCTGTCTTTTTGCAATCCGTTTATGCCTTCTTCGTGTTGTTAACAATTGTTGAATACTGTTTACTAAATGAAATGTACAGGGAATGTGTTATTATGTCAAAAAGATAGATAAGTGTTAAAATAAAAAGTAGAATGTTACTTACAAATCGAAACCTATCAATAATCATAATATTAGCGGTAAGCTTGATGTATAATCAAAAAGATTGCCTAAATGGAAAAATAATAACACAAAACCATAAAAAACGCTTTAAAACGTTGTTTTGTGTTTTTTTATATTACTTTTGCATTTTAATAAAATTAAGCTAAAGTGTGTGTATTTATAAGTTAAATGTTAAAAGTATGTCTATGAAAAAGTTGACTTTTCTATTTTTATGCCTTGTACTAGGCATTGGATTGGCAACCGCTCAGACGCGGGAGATAACAGGTTCTGTTGTTTCAGCCGAAGACGATCAGCCAGTCATTGGAGCGTCGGTAATTGTTAAAGGAACAACTACAGGAACTGTAACGGACTATGACGGTAAATTTAGTTTAAGCGTTCCTTCAGCAGCAAAAACGCTGGTGATTTCTTACATTGGTATGGCAGCACAAGAAGTTGCTATTGCTCCCAATGTACGTGTTCTATTGAAAGCAGATACTCAAAATCTGGATGAAGTTGTTGTAACCGCTTTGGGTATCTCTCGTGAGAAAAAAGCCCTTGGTTATGCAGTATCAGAAGTAAAAGGAGACGAAATGCTTAAAGCCCGCGGTGGTGTAAGTAACCCTATCAACGCCTTGCAAGGGAAAGTGGCCGGTCTTCAGATCCAGGGAGGTGCAGGTTCTATGGGTGGATCTTCAAAAGTAATTATTCGCGGTGTAAAATCAATATCCGGAAACAACCAGCCCTTGTTTGTTATCGATGGAGTACCTATTGAAGGAACCGATTTCAACTCTACCGATGCAGCCAGAGGTGCTGGCGGTTACGACTATGGTAACCTTATTCAAGACTTAAACCCGGATGATATTGAAAATATTTCTGTATTGAAAGGTCCGAATGCTTCTGCACTTTACGGTTCACGTGCAACCAACGGGGTGGTAATGATTACAACTAAAAAAGGGAAAAAAGGAGAAGGTTACGGTGTAACATTCAATAGCTCTTTAGGTTTTGAAGTGGTTACCAAAATGCCACAGATGCAGAAACTATATGGTGGTGGTTATGGTTTTGAAACAATCACGATCAATGGCAACGAGTATTTATATCCAGATATGGCTACAGACGAGACCTGGGGCGATAAGTATGAAGGTCAAGAAATTGTATCATGGTACGACTTAGCCAAATGGGAAGCCGGAGGTAAAGTTGGGAACCCAACTACATCTAAATGGCAGACTCCTGCAAACGATAT containing:
- the metA gene encoding homoserine O-acetyltransferase MetA — encoded protein: MPLNLQKNLPAIELLKKENIFVMDSLRASEQDIRPLRMVVLNLMPLKITTETDFIRLLSNSPLQIELDFLKISCHTPKNTPIEHMEEFYKDFESIANDYYDGMIITGAPVELMEYEDVNYWNEVTQIFNWAHTHVTSTLYICWAAQAGLYHFHGVPKYELPAKMFGVFKHTLNDASNPIFRGFDDEFFVPHSRHTEIRKEDILNVPELTLLSESSESGVYMVMARGGREFFITGHSEYSPNTLNEEYLRDVAKGMDIEVPRNYYRNDDPAQGPLVRWRGHANLLFTNWLNYFVYQETPYNIEDIKNLGNL
- the argB gene encoding acetylglutamate kinase, with protein sequence MDKLTIIKVGGKIVEEEATLRKLLQDFSALEGYKILVHGGGRSATKIASQLGIESQMVEGRRITDAETLKVVTMVYGGLVNKNIVAGLQSLNVNALGLTGADMNLIRSEKRPVTTVDYGYVGDVKEVNSTLLVSLIKQGIVPVLAPLTHDKEGNMLNTNADTIAGETAKALATSFDVTLVYCFEKKGVLRDENDDNTLIPLINRNTFAQLVTEGVIQGGMIPKLENSFQAIEAGVKEVIITKADAIAPGQGTCVK
- a CDS encoding aminopeptidase P family protein, with translation MKTIIQQRISALRESMKHFGLGAYIIPSSDPHLSEYPADCWKSRQWISGFTGSAGTVVVTADKAGLWTDSRYFLQASKELEGSGIELYKAGLPETPGIAAFLLRNLNENETVGLDGQTYSVADAVELNSVLKKKKISLDVSRDLIHAIWKDRPALPGGMLFELPIEYSGKSTRDKLDDINTKLHEAGADGIVLSALDEIAWTFNIRGNDVEYNPVVVSYAFISEEETVLFVLPGKLTSDMAKKLQAEGVILADYTKITSYLAKLKENTRLYLDPKKTNFALYNALPFSCDVIEGPSPVALLKSIKNEKEIEGFNNAMVRDGVALTRFFIWLEKSLAAGKQVTELSLSEKLADFRSKQSHYVSESFETIAGYNAHGAIVHYGATPESNAKLANDGLLLLDSGAQYFDGTTDITRTIALGEPTEAMKKDFTRVLKGHISLAKCKFPQGTRGSQLDILARKALWDNGINYMHGTGHGIGHFLNVHEGPQSIRMEENPVALQPGMVISNEPGVYRTDEYGIRIENLILVREESETEFGKFYSFETLTLFPIDRNLVITSMLSAREHAWLNRYHQLVYEKLSPFLFEEEKEWLKNKTAEL
- a CDS encoding WbuC family cupin fold metalloprotein — encoded protein: MKLITEHLLDETTAKAKANPRLRMNYNFHEELDDPVNRLLNAMEPGTYLRPHRHLNPDKDEVFILLRGKAAVFIFDEVGNVTESIILSPAEGMYGAEIKAGVWHGMVVLESGSVIYEVKQGPFAPLSADNLAPWSPAAEDKDAADAYIKKLESLL
- a CDS encoding peptidase U32 family protein, whose protein sequence is MPKVRSIELLAPAKDLQCGIEAINHGADAVYIGSPKFSARAAAGNTLEDIRTLCSYAHQFGARIYVAFNTILTDEELSDAETIIWELYRAGADALIVQDMGILSLNLPPIPLHASTQTDNRTPAKVKFLQDAGFTQVVLARELSLNEIHAIASETTVPLEVFVHGALCVSYSGQCYISSALSGRSANRGECAQYCRLPYTLLDAEGNEILKDKHLLSLKDLNQSQHLEALLDAGVTSLKIEGRLKDVSYVKNITAYYRKKLDALFAKRPEYKRASAGHETYTFEPIAEKSFNRGFTSFFLQQRQKDITSFDTPKSVGERVGTVKELKGNSFTIAGTKQLSNGDGLIFFNSEGNLEGFRVNRVEENRVFPLEMPRISPKTILYRNYDHAFEKLLEKPSSERKIDVSIEFSDNAFGFTLSATDETGCRAMVTYAFDKELARKPQEDNIRTQLQKLGGTIFKAADIKVNTTGNWFVPSSIIAEMRREVIEKLLQVRIISSKRELVKHSNNQINFSYPVKELTYLGNVYNSKAQTFYETHGVERIAPAFEAKPLKEVPLMFTKHCIRYSMGWCPVHQKQKSPWKEPFYLVYKDTRLKLEFDCKHCQMLVFHDNK